In Rhizophagus irregularis chromosome 1, complete sequence, one genomic interval encodes:
- a CDS encoding uncharacterized protein (SECRETED:cutsite_VSA-HG; SECRETED:prob_0.7360); SECRETED:SignalP(1-28), translating into MVQSKISGAINFVLVFTLLIGLFGRVSAHGILLSPTPRLLYGQNATDVIAKVSNPTKEFPCGIAGDSPGPVTTYKPGEKILIAYNRTITHGGDCLMQISRYGDKYDKDFKTFENLGPCGMEKGLFTAFVEVPYDECDNEDCVMRFRWDDDAGNNYLYCVNVRIKKYPDCWDSKRRRSIGTTRRALKN; encoded by the coding sequence ATGGTTCAATCCAAAATCTCTGGTGCTATCAACTTCGTTCTTGTCTTCACGCTTTTGATTGGACTCTTTGGACGAGTTTCAGCTCATGGTATTCTTCTTAGCCCTACCCCCAGACTTCTATATGGTCAAAATGCTACCGATGTAATCGCTAAGGTTTCCAACCCAACCAAGGAATTTCCCTGTGGTATTGCCGGTGATAGTCCAGGTCCAGTTACAACATACAAGCCTGGTGAGAAAATTTTAATCGCCTATAATAGAACTATTACTCATGGTGGAGATTGTTTAATGCAAATATCTCGATATGgtgataaatatgataaagatTTCAAGACTTTCGAGAACTTAGGCCCATGTGGTATGGAAAAAGGCTTATTCACTGCATTTGTTGAAGTACCATACGATGAATGCGATAACGAAGATTGTGTAATGAGATTCAGATGGGATGATGACGCTGGAAACAATTACTTGTATTGCGTCAATGttagaattaagaaatatcCTGATTGCTGGGATTCAAAGAGAAGAAGATCCATCGGTACAACTAGAAGagctttaaaaaattaa